A single region of the Nicotiana sylvestris chromosome 6, ASM39365v2, whole genome shotgun sequence genome encodes:
- the LOC104235461 gene encoding uncharacterized protein isoform X3 codes for MRCSLCKTLGHNKKGFPLTRNQGGRAGTSSVGGETAESGTATSTATGSASATAGSTLVPAAGSSTIAGSASVPTAGSSTTPSTMESVAFTLLIIDPSTQQSTNITGGPKRKTNEPRRGGVNVGSKRPKTAGYSVLFDSSGTVIQRSGTTDKVVHNSSTLISSAPTNIELRFKPLGLKWKGRAAVTQRQLQEQSYRRAKSTTTTQATLVTQSTPSSQATTNIN; via the exons ATGAGATGTTCTTTGTGCAAGACTCTAGGACATAACAAGAAAGGATTCCCATTAACA AGAAACCAAGGGGGAAGGGCTGGAACTAGTTCAGTTGGAGGTGAAACTGCTGAAAGTGGAACTGCAACATCAACAGCAACTGGAAGTGCATCAGCAACAGCTGGAAGTACATTAGTACCAGCAGCTGGATCATCAACAATAGCTGGAAGTGCATCAGTACCAACAGCCGGATCATCAACAACACCTTCAACTATGGAAAGTGTTGCCTTCACTCTACTAATCATTGATCCAAGCACACAACAATCAACCAATATTACAGGAGGTCCAAAAAGGAAGACCAATGAGCCTAGAAGAGGTGGTGTAAATGTAGGGTCTAAGAGACCAAAGACAGCAGGATATAGTGTGCTATTTGATTCAAGTGGCACTGTTATACAGAGG TCTGGAACTACTGACAAAGTGGTACACAATTCTTCTACACTCATAAGTTCTGCTCCTACCAACATTGAACTTAGGTTCAAACCACTTGGACTAAAGTGGAAGGGCCGAGCAGCAGTTACACAAAGGCAGCTGCAAGAACAGAGTTACAGAAGGGCAAAGTCTACTACAACCACTCAAGCCACCCTAGTTACACAATCCACACCAAGCAGCCAAGCCACAACAAACATTAATTGA
- the LOC104235461 gene encoding endochitinase A-like isoform X2, with protein MKWTSWGRYCSRLTEYNKETWCKAYFKEHRRPKNQRRKAADEPKKKFGKGTRIERQMRCSLCKTLGHNKKGFPLTRNQGGRAGTSSVGGETAESGTATSTATGSASATAGSTLVPAAGSSTIAGSASVPTAGSSTTPSTMESVAFTLLIIDPSTQQSTNITGGPKRKTNEPRRGGVNVGSKRPKTAGYSVLFDSSGTVIQRSGTTDKVVHNSSTLISSAPTNIELRFKPLGLKWKGRAAVTQRQLQEQSYRRAKSTTTTQATLVTQSTPSSQATTNIN; from the exons ATGAAATGGACCAGCTGGGGGAGATATTGTTCAAGACTTACTGAATATAACAAGGAAACATGGTGTAAGGCATACTTCAAAGAACATA GAAGGCCAAAGAACCAAAGGAGAAAAGCTGCTGATGAACCAAAGAAGAAGTTTGGGAAGGGTACAAGGATAGAGAGACAAATGAGATGTTCTTTGTGCAAGACTCTAGGACATAACAAGAAAGGATTCCCATTAACA AGAAACCAAGGGGGAAGGGCTGGAACTAGTTCAGTTGGAGGTGAAACTGCTGAAAGTGGAACTGCAACATCAACAGCAACTGGAAGTGCATCAGCAACAGCTGGAAGTACATTAGTACCAGCAGCTGGATCATCAACAATAGCTGGAAGTGCATCAGTACCAACAGCCGGATCATCAACAACACCTTCAACTATGGAAAGTGTTGCCTTCACTCTACTAATCATTGATCCAAGCACACAACAATCAACCAATATTACAGGAGGTCCAAAAAGGAAGACCAATGAGCCTAGAAGAGGTGGTGTAAATGTAGGGTCTAAGAGACCAAAGACAGCAGGATATAGTGTGCTATTTGATTCAAGTGGCACTGTTATACAGAGG TCTGGAACTACTGACAAAGTGGTACACAATTCTTCTACACTCATAAGTTCTGCTCCTACCAACATTGAACTTAGGTTCAAACCACTTGGACTAAAGTGGAAGGGCCGAGCAGCAGTTACACAAAGGCAGCTGCAAGAACAGAGTTACAGAAGGGCAAAGTCTACTACAACCACTCAAGCCACCCTAGTTACACAATCCACACCAAGCAGCCAAGCCACAACAAACATTAATTGA
- the LOC104235476 gene encoding probable polyol transporter 4, with amino-acid sequence MGMSSVQENGHGELGLSDFPLGSKNKYKRMVSELTDYDGDDDPSHHHHQMERRRKSTRKYVFGCAVFASLNNVLLGYDVGVMSGAILFIQEDLKITEVQQEVLVGVLSIISLLGSLAGGRTSDAIGRKWTMGLAAVIFQIGAAVMTIAPSFEILMVGRILAGVGIGFGVMIAPVYIAEISPTIARGSLTSFPEIFINLGILLGYVSNYAFSGLSAHISWRIMLAVGILPSVFIGVALFIIPESPRWLVLQNRVDEARSVLMKTDENESEVEERLAEIQQAAGSTNTDKYEEKPVWRELLTPSPALRRMLITGIGIQCFQQITGIDATVYYSPAIFKAAGIEDESKLLAATVAVGISKTTFILIAIILIDKVGRKPLLYVSTIGMTTCLFGVGITLILLKQGSISIALAILFVCGNVAFFSVGIGPVCWVLTSEIFPLRLRAQASGLGAVGNRMCSGLIAMSFLSVSRAITVGGTFFIFSVISALSVAFVYKYVPETKGKSLEQIEMLFQDEYVLQGGEVQLGDVEHLVQK; translated from the exons ATGGGTATGTCAAGTGTCCAAGAAAATGGACATGGGGAATTGGGTTTGTCTGATTTTCCTTTAGGGAGCAAGAACAAGTACAAGAGAATGGTCTCTGAGTTAACAGATTATGATGGAGATGATGATCCTTCACACCATCATCATCAAATGGAGAGGAGAAGAAAGAGTACAAGGAAATATGTCTTTGGTTGTGCTGTTTTTGCTTCTCTCAACAATGTCCTCCTTGGCTATG ATGTAGGTGTGATGAGTGGAGCAATCTTATTTATTCAAGAAGATTTGAAAATAACAGAAGTGCAACAAGAAGTTCTAGTTGGTGTTTTGAGCATAATTTCACTTTTGGGTAGCTTAGCTGGTGGGAGAACATCAGATGCAATTGGTAGAAAGTGGACAATGGGGTTAGCTGCTGTTATTTTTCAAATAGGTGCAGCTGTAATGACCATTGCTCCTTCGTTTGAAATACTAATGGTAGGAAGGATTTTAGCTGGAGTTGGCATAGGCTTTGGTGTCATGATTGCACCCGTCTATATAGCTGAGATATCGCCAACTATTGCTAGAGGCTCGCTCACATCTTTTCCTGAGATTTTCATAAATCTAGGAATTTTACTTGGTTATGTATCTAATTATGCATTCTCGGGTCTTTCAGCACATATAAGCTGGCGGATAATGCTAGCTGTTGGTATTCTTCCCTCAGTCTTTATCGGAGTTGCTCTCTTCATCATCCCCGAGTCACCTAGGTGGTTGGTCTTGCAGAACCGAGTAGACGAAGCGAGGTCAGTGCTAATGAAAACAGATGAAAACGAGTCAGAAGTTGAGGAGAGACTAGCCGAGATACAACAAGCTGCTGGAAgcacaaacacagacaaatatgAAGAGAAACCCGTTTGGCGTGAACTTTTGACGCCCTCTCCTGCTTTACGTAGGATGCTGATCACAGGTATTGGAATTCAATGTTTCCAACAGATTACTGGAATTGATGCTACTGTTTACTACAGTCCTGCAATTTTCAAAGCAGCTGGTATTGAGGATGAATCAAAACTTCTCGCTGCCACGGTGGCTGTTGGAATCAGCAAAACAACATTTATACTAATAGCCATCATTCTCATTGACAAAGTCGGACGAAAGCCATTGCTCTATGTGAGCACAATTGGTATGACTACATGTTTGTTTGGCGTGGGGATCACTCTAATTTTACTGAAACAAGGATCAATTAGCATCGCGCTAGCAATACTATTTGTTTGTGGGAATGTAGCATTCTTCTCAGTGGGCATCGGTCCAGTCTGTTGGGTTTTAACATCAGAAATCTTTCCCTTACGGCTTCGTGCTCAAGCATCAGGGCTCGGGGCAGTAGGTAATAGAATGTGCAGTGGCCTGATCGCAATGTCTTTTCTCTCTGTTTCACGTGCAATTACTGTTGGTGGAACTTTCTTTATCTTTTCAGTAATCTCTGCACTGTCAGTTGCATTTGTCTATAAATATGTTCCAGAAACGAAAGGCAAATCGCTGGAGCAGATTGAAATGTTGTTTCAGGATGAATACGTGTTACAAGGAGGTGAAGTGCAACTTGGAGATGTTGAACATCTGGTGCAGAAGTAG
- the LOC138870375 gene encoding uncharacterized protein has translation MVKVISGGEEVNDVTYKTAKKVSKVTVTHRKRVRQVLEEDNITFDDADSDGVMIPHNDALVISLLVHDTNVKRVLIDPCSSINIILLRVVNEMQTGDKLVPKARTFSGFDNSSVVTKGEIMLTIFAEGVVKDTKF, from the coding sequence ATGGTTAAAGTGATAAGCGGAGGAGAGGAGGTCAACGATGTGACATATAAAACTGCGAAAAAGGTGTCAAAAGTCACAGTTACCCACAGAAAGCGAGTACGCCAAGTTTTGGAAGAAGACAACAtaacatttgatgatgcagactCAGATGGCGTGATGATTccacacaatgatgcactggtaatatctttacttgtacatgatactaatgtgaaacgagttttgattgatccatgTAGCTCTATAAATATCATTCTTTTAAGAGTGGTAAATGAGATGCAAACTGGTGACAAGTTGGTACCCAAAGCACGTACCTTCTCTGGATTTGACAATTCAAGCGTTGTTACAAAAGGGGAGATAATGCTCACTATATTCGCAGAAGGAGTAGTCAAAGATACAAAATTTTAA
- the LOC104235461 gene encoding uncharacterized protein isoform X1 produces the protein MHYKNYEGKDTYLKAYSRFIQPLTSMNLWPKSTLPAIEPPVIIAMPGRPKNQRRKAADEPKKKFGKGTRIERQMRCSLCKTLGHNKKGFPLTRNQGGRAGTSSVGGETAESGTATSTATGSASATAGSTLVPAAGSSTIAGSASVPTAGSSTTPSTMESVAFTLLIIDPSTQQSTNITGGPKRKTNEPRRGGVNVGSKRPKTAGYSVLFDSSGTVIQRSGTTDKVVHNSSTLISSAPTNIELRFKPLGLKWKGRAAVTQRQLQEQSYRRAKSTTTTQATLVTQSTPSSQATTNIN, from the exons ATGCATTATAAGAACTATGAGGGAAAGGATACCTACCTTAAGGCATATAGCAGATTTATTCAACCTTTAACTAGTATGAATTTATGGCCAAAAAGCACACTGCCAGCTATTGAGCCACCTGTTATAATTGCAATGCCAGGAAGGCCAAAGAACCAAAGGAGAAAAGCTGCTGATGAACCAAAGAAGAAGTTTGGGAAGGGTACAAGGATAGAGAGACAAATGAGATGTTCTTTGTGCAAGACTCTAGGACATAACAAGAAAGGATTCCCATTAACA AGAAACCAAGGGGGAAGGGCTGGAACTAGTTCAGTTGGAGGTGAAACTGCTGAAAGTGGAACTGCAACATCAACAGCAACTGGAAGTGCATCAGCAACAGCTGGAAGTACATTAGTACCAGCAGCTGGATCATCAACAATAGCTGGAAGTGCATCAGTACCAACAGCCGGATCATCAACAACACCTTCAACTATGGAAAGTGTTGCCTTCACTCTACTAATCATTGATCCAAGCACACAACAATCAACCAATATTACAGGAGGTCCAAAAAGGAAGACCAATGAGCCTAGAAGAGGTGGTGTAAATGTAGGGTCTAAGAGACCAAAGACAGCAGGATATAGTGTGCTATTTGATTCAAGTGGCACTGTTATACAGAGG TCTGGAACTACTGACAAAGTGGTACACAATTCTTCTACACTCATAAGTTCTGCTCCTACCAACATTGAACTTAGGTTCAAACCACTTGGACTAAAGTGGAAGGGCCGAGCAGCAGTTACACAAAGGCAGCTGCAAGAACAGAGTTACAGAAGGGCAAAGTCTACTACAACCACTCAAGCCACCCTAGTTACACAATCCACACCAAGCAGCCAAGCCACAACAAACATTAATTGA